From one Lycium ferocissimum isolate CSIRO_LF1 chromosome 5, AGI_CSIRO_Lferr_CH_V1, whole genome shotgun sequence genomic stretch:
- the LOC132055962 gene encoding pentatricopeptide repeat-containing protein At1g80550, mitochondrial-like has product MLSSVISRYSTFLPSSLLLAQFENLLHHHFYHSKPLNSTSFPNYDDPNSSPLLNLPTSSISASFEPLNPTIVLETLSCYNNDWRRALEFFNWAEAQCGFHHTNQTCNQLIDILGKFFEFDAAWNLIEKMRSVSSMPDHTTFRVLFKRYVSAHMVKEAIDTFDKTEEFNLKDQVSFSNLIDALCEYKHVIEAEDLCLPKNKNDVKYSCFKVDTKICNMLLRGWFKMSWWGKCREFWEEMDTRGVQKDLYSYSIYMDVQCKSGKPWKAVKLYKEMKKKGIDLDVIAYNTVIRAIGISDGVDVAAKLCQEMIELGCKPNVSTYNTLIKLMCENGRYRDAYKVLNQMPSKGCEPNVITYNSFFGCLEKPREILKLFDRMVESGVRPRIDTYVMLMRKFGRWGFLRPVFILWEKMEKQGLSPDASAYNALIDALVQKGMVDMARKYDEEMLAKGLSAKPRVELGTKLTSADCEGS; this is encoded by the coding sequence ATGCTTTCGTCAGTTATTTCTCGATATTCAACtttcttaccttcttctttgCTTCTTGCCCAATTCGAGAACTTGCTTCACCATCACTTTTATCACTCCAAACCCTTAAATTCCACTTCCTTTCCCAACTATGATGACCCAAATTCATCCCCACTTCTCAATCTTCCCACCAGTTCAATAAGTGCTTCCTTTGAACCCCTAAATCCCACCATCGTTCTAGAAACCCTCTCTTGTTACAACAATGACTGGAGAAGAGCTTTAGAGTTCTTCAACTGGGCAGAGGCACAGTGTGGCTTTCATCACACCAACCAAACTTGCAACCAGCTTATTGACATTCTGGGTAAGTTCTTTGAATTTGATGCAGCTTGGAATTTGATTGAGAAAATGAGAAGTGTATCGTCCATGCCTGACCATACCACTTTCCGGGTGTTGTTCAAACGTTATGTGTCTGCTCACATGGTTAAAGAAGCAATTGATACGTTTGATAAGACGGAGgaatttaatttaaaagatCAAGTTTCATTCTCAAATCTAATTGATGCTTTATGTGAGTATAAGCATGTAATAGAGGCCGAAGACTTGTGCCTCCCTAAGAACAAGAATGACGTGAAGTATTCATGTTTTAAGGTGGACACAAAAATATGTAATATGCTTCTTCGTGGGTGGTTCAAAATGAGTTGGTGGGGTAAGTGTAGAGAGTTTTGGGAAGAGATGGATACAAGGGGTGTGCAAAAGGATCTATATTCGTACTCTATTTACATGGATGTACAGTGCAAGAGCGGAAAGCCATGGAAAGCTGTAAAATTATacaaagaaatgaagaagaagggaaTTGACTTGGATGTGATCGCGTATAATACTGTCATTCGTGCTATTGGGATTTCAGATGGTGTTGATGTAGCAGCTAAGCTATGTCAAGAGATGATTGAGTTGGGGTGCAAACCAAATGTTTCTACATACAACACACTCATTAAGCTTATGTGTGAAAATGGGCGGTACAGAGATGCATATAAAGTACTTAATCAAATGCCTAGCAAGGGTTGCGAGCCTAATGTCATTACATACAACAGCTTTTTCGGATGCCTTGAGAAGCCCAGAGAGATTCTCAAGTTGTTTGATAGAATGGTCGAAAGCGGAGTGCGACCTAGGATTGACACCTATGTCATGCTTATGAGGAAATTTGGAAGATGGGGATTTCTTCGACCAGTCTTTATTCTTtgggaaaagatggaaaaacaGGGGTTGAGTCCGGATGCGTCTGCTTATAATGCATTAATTGATGCGTTGGTGCAAAAGGGTATGGTTGATATGGCACGCAAATATGATGAAGAGATGTTAGCAAAGGGCCTTTCAGCTAAGCCGAGGGTAGAACTGGGGACAAAGTTGACTAGTGCTGACTGTGAAGGCAGCTGA
- the LOC132055965 gene encoding FKBP12-interacting protein of 37 kDa: MASHNHLDDDLDFGGDFAANRPRSGTKRSFGDLDDDEDDIFGSKKGNLKVEETAPGAATGMILSLRESLQDCKDTLASCQTELEAAKSEIQKWRSAFEKEPFIPPGMTPEPKFVVSYLQNLRSSEESLREQLERAKKKEAAFIVTFAKREQEIAELKSAVRDLRAQLKPPSMQARKLLLDPAIHEEFTRLKNLVEEKDKKVKELQDNIAAVNFTPQSKMGKMLMAKCRTLQEENEEIGNQANEGKMHELTMKLALQKSQNAELKSQFEGLCKQIEGLTNDVERSNEMVLLLQDKIEEKDEKISKLKEELNERNTIVEKTELIPDKTASDERMTATEAEAEAEAEAENE, encoded by the exons ATGGCGTCTCATAATCACCTCGACGAT GACCTCGATTTTGGTGGAGATTTCGCCGCTAATAGGCCACGTTCAG gtACCAAAAGAAGCTTTGGAGACCTTGACGACGATGAAGACGATATTTTTGGCTCTAAAAAG GGTAATTTGAAAGTAGAAGAAACAGCACCCGGTGCAGCGACAGGAATGATCTTGTCTCTTCGCGAGAG TCTTCAGGATTGTAAGGATACCCTAGCATCATGTCAG ACAGAACTTGAAGCTGCAAAATCTGAAATACAAAAGTGGCGCTCTGCGTTTGAAAAGGAGCCTTTCATACCTCCTGGCATGACACCTG AACCCAAATTTGTGGTCAGTTATCTTCAGAACCTCAGATCATCTGAGGAGTCATTGCGTGAACag TTGGAAAGAGCAAAGAAAAAGGAGGCTGCATTTATTGTAACTTTTGCCAAAAGAGAGCAGGAGATAGCAGAGTTGAAG TCTGCAGTTCGGGACCTTAGAGCTCAACTCAAGCCGCCATCTATGCAG GCACGGAAGCTATTACTAGATCCAGCTATTCATGAAGAGTTCACTAGACTGAAG AATTTGGTTGAGGAGAAGGATAAGAAAGTGAAGGAGTTGCAAGATAACATTGCTGCAGTCAATTTTACCCCACAAAGCAAAATGGGCAAGATGCTAATGGCTAAATGTAGGACACTGCAGGAGGAAAATGAAGAGATTGGAAACCAGGCTAATGAAGGAAAG ATGCATGAATTAACAATGAAACTGGCTTTGCAGAAGTCTCAGAATGCTGAACTCAAAAGTCAATTTGAAG GCCTGTGCAAGCAGATAGAGGGACTGACGAACGATGTGgagagatcaaacgaaatg GTACTACTCTTGCAAGATAAAATTGAAGAGAAGGATGAAAAGATCAGTAAGCTGAAGGAAGAGCTGAATGAAAGAAACACTATTGTGGAGAAAACTGAATTAATTCCTGATAAAACTGCCAGTGATGAGAGAATGACAGCTACAGAAGCAGAGGCAGAGGCTGAGGCAGAGGCAGAGAATGAGTAG
- the LOC132055963 gene encoding kinetochore protein SPC25 homolog isoform X1, whose protein sequence is MKGESMRKKMEELRLVCDTEIPIQHHKIDAAALSFKKSLHSTKAKTQQTLQFQAKLGKLKVELRELEDKLVKALAAKTRKEAKQIAVADSISATKDRVEELRGVVESQRTKKDEYAAIISQQTDELKACEEKHNKTAEQREEIEEAIAWYNKVLGLRIECGRGVKFILTNIDANNQDKEYFFTVRHENDVYTLIDCDPQLNDAKELLRELNKSNGLFKFVRTMREKFQAAVTHERFPDTASRDQVTSAIAMSAPVSSISTESRSEFSSQQQEHQFDEHNRNSRKLDRAKGGRAPERFPDTASRDQVTSTIAMSAPVSSISTESRSEFSSQQQELQFDEHNRNSRKLDRAKGGRAAVLSPGSASSLRRSPRFKEISGVQYLRFNNHCIY, encoded by the exons ATGAAGGGGGAAAGTatgaggaagaaaatggaagaactGAGATTGGTTTGTGACACTGAGATTCCCATTCAACACCATAAAATTGATGCTGCCGCTCTCTCCTTCAAGAAATCCCTACATTCAACTAAGGCCAAAACACAACAAACTCTTCAATTCCAGG CAAAACTTGGGAAGTTAAAAGTTGAGCTGAGGGAATTGGAAGACAAATTGGTGAAAGCACTTGCAG CGAAGACCAGAAAAGAGGCAAAGCAGATAGCAGTAGCAGATTCAATATCTGCTACGAAAGATAGAGTAGAAGAACTTAGAGGGGTTGTGGAAAGCCAAAGGACCAAGAAAGATGAATATGCAGCCATAATATCTCAACAAACTGATG AACTCAAAGCATGTGAAGAAAAGCATAATAAGACTGCTGAACAAAGAGAGGAAATAGAAGAGGCTATTGCGTGGTACAATAAGGTGCTTGGTTTACGTATTGAATGCGGCCGTG GAGTGAAATTCATATTGACCAACATTGATGCCAATAATCAGGATAAGGAGTACTTTTTTACCGTACGTCATGAGAATGATGTATATACTT TAATTGATTGTGATCCACAACTAAATGATGCAAAAGAGCTGCTCAGAGAGTTAAATAAGAGCAATGGACTTTTCAAGTTCGTCAGGACTATGAGAGAAAAGTTTCAAGCAGCCGTAACACATG AAAGATTTCCCGACACAGCATCTCGTGATCAAGTCACTTCCGCGATCGCAATGTCAGCCCCGGTTTCTTCCATCTCAACTGAAAGTAGAAGTGAATTTTCATCCCAGCAACAGGAGCATCAATTTGATGAACATAACAGAAATTCCAGGAAACTTGACCGAGCCAAAGGTGGTAGGGCACCAGAAAGATTTCCCGACACAGCATCTCGTGATCAAGTCACTTCTACGATTGCTATGTCAGCCCCGGTTTCTTCCATCTCAACTGAAAGTAGAAGTGAGTTTTCATCCCAGCAACAGGAACTTCAATTTGATGAACATAACAGAAATTCCAGGAAACTTGACCGTGCCAAAGGGGGTAGGGCAGCAGTCTTATCTCCTGGATCTGCTTCATCTCTACGGCGTTCTCCTCGTTTTAAG GAAATATCTGGTGTGCAATATCTTCGTTTCAACAATCATTGCATATATTGA
- the LOC132055964 gene encoding short-chain dehydrogenase TIC 32 B, chloroplastic-like: MDFHKFHRAFIYTWFSTIAAILQFKIPSFALMKATLKYLAGIAGPSGYGSKTTAEQATRDFSNSSNSHLTAIITGATSGIGAETARVLAKRGVRIVIPARDLKKAETVKEFIQKETPMAEIILLEIDLSSFSSIQRFCAQFLSLGLPLHILINNAGKFSQKLEFSEDKIEMTFATNYLGHFLLTELLLEKMVETAEATGIQGRIVNVTSVVHNWVKRDQFRFCKLLNPKKYYNGTRAYAQSKLANILHAKELSRQLKARNANVAINAVHPGIVKTGIIRDHKGFITDSLYFMASKLLKSTSQGAATTCYVALSPQTEGMSGKYFADCNESHCSVLANDETEAHKLWKGTRVLIHRRLLPPVN, from the exons ATGGACTTCCACAAGTTTCATAGAGCATTTATATATACGTGGTTTTCAACTATAGCAGCAATATTGCAGTTCAAAATTCCAAGCTTTGCTCTCATGAAGGCTACTCTCAAATATTTGGCTGGCATTGCTGGCCCTAGTGGTTATGGCTCTAAAACCACGGCTGAACAGGCCACTCGAGATTTCTCTAATTCCTCTAATTCTCACCTCACTGCAATTATCACCG GCGCAACATCAGGGATTGGCGCAGAAACAGCAAGAGTACTAGCAAAGAGGGGTGTAAGAATAGTGATACCAGCAAGGGACTTAAAAAAAGCAGAAACTGTGAAGGAATTTATACAGAAAGAGACTCCAATGGCTGAGATTATATTATTAGAGATAGACTTGAGTTCTTTTAGTTCCATTCAGAGATTTTGTGCTCAGTTCTTGTCTTTAGGACTACCTCTTCACATTCTCAT AAATAATGCAGGGAAATTCTCACAGAAACTGGAGTTCTCTGAAGACAAAATTGAGATGACTTTTGCCACTAACTACTTAG GTCATTTTCTGTTGACAGAGTTGTTATTAGAGAAAATGGTGGAGACAGCAGAAGCCACAGGGATTCAAGGAAGAATAGTGAATGTTACTTCAGTAGTTCACAATTGGGTGAAAAGAGATCAATTCCGCTTCTGCAAATTGCTCAATCCTAAGAAATA TTATAATGGTACTCGTGCATATGCTCAGTCAAAATTGGCCAACATTTTACATGCCAAGGAATTGTCGAGACAGCTAAAG GCAAGAAATGCAAATGTAGCTATCAATGCAGTCCATCCTGGAATTGTAAAGACTGGAATTATCCGAGATCACAAGGGCTTTATCACAG ATTCTCTCTATTTTATGGCATCAAAGCTTCTAAAGTCAACATCACAG GGTGCAGCAACCACATGCTATGTAGCACTGAGCCCACAAACAGAAGGGATGAGTGGGAAATACTTTGCAGACTGCAATGAAAGTCACTGTTCAGTTTTAGCAAATGATGAAACTGAAGCTCATAAGCTTTGGAAGGGCACTCGTGTTCTCATCCATAGAAGATTGCTTCCACCTGTAAATTGA
- the LOC132055963 gene encoding kinetochore protein SPC25 homolog isoform X2, producing MKGESMRKKMEELRLVCDTEIPIQHHKIDAAALSFKKSLHSTKAKTQQTLQFQAKLGKLKVELRELEDKLVKALAAKTRKEAKQIAVADSISATKDRVEELRGVVESQRTKKDEYAAIISQQTDELKACEEKHNKTAEQREEIEEAIAWYNKVLGLRIECGRGVKFILTNIDANNQDKEYFFTVRHENDVYTLIDCDPQLNDAKELLRELNKSNGLFKFVRTMREKFQAAVTHERFPDTASRDQVTSAIAMSAPVSSISTESRSEFSSQQQEHQFDEHNRNSRKLDRAKGGRAPERFPDTASRDQVTSTIAMSAPVSSISTESRSEFSSQQQELQFDEHNRNSRKLDRAKGGRAAVLSPGSASSLRRSPRFKVKR from the exons ATGAAGGGGGAAAGTatgaggaagaaaatggaagaactGAGATTGGTTTGTGACACTGAGATTCCCATTCAACACCATAAAATTGATGCTGCCGCTCTCTCCTTCAAGAAATCCCTACATTCAACTAAGGCCAAAACACAACAAACTCTTCAATTCCAGG CAAAACTTGGGAAGTTAAAAGTTGAGCTGAGGGAATTGGAAGACAAATTGGTGAAAGCACTTGCAG CGAAGACCAGAAAAGAGGCAAAGCAGATAGCAGTAGCAGATTCAATATCTGCTACGAAAGATAGAGTAGAAGAACTTAGAGGGGTTGTGGAAAGCCAAAGGACCAAGAAAGATGAATATGCAGCCATAATATCTCAACAAACTGATG AACTCAAAGCATGTGAAGAAAAGCATAATAAGACTGCTGAACAAAGAGAGGAAATAGAAGAGGCTATTGCGTGGTACAATAAGGTGCTTGGTTTACGTATTGAATGCGGCCGTG GAGTGAAATTCATATTGACCAACATTGATGCCAATAATCAGGATAAGGAGTACTTTTTTACCGTACGTCATGAGAATGATGTATATACTT TAATTGATTGTGATCCACAACTAAATGATGCAAAAGAGCTGCTCAGAGAGTTAAATAAGAGCAATGGACTTTTCAAGTTCGTCAGGACTATGAGAGAAAAGTTTCAAGCAGCCGTAACACATG AAAGATTTCCCGACACAGCATCTCGTGATCAAGTCACTTCCGCGATCGCAATGTCAGCCCCGGTTTCTTCCATCTCAACTGAAAGTAGAAGTGAATTTTCATCCCAGCAACAGGAGCATCAATTTGATGAACATAACAGAAATTCCAGGAAACTTGACCGAGCCAAAGGTGGTAGGGCACCAGAAAGATTTCCCGACACAGCATCTCGTGATCAAGTCACTTCTACGATTGCTATGTCAGCCCCGGTTTCTTCCATCTCAACTGAAAGTAGAAGTGAGTTTTCATCCCAGCAACAGGAACTTCAATTTGATGAACATAACAGAAATTCCAGGAAACTTGACCGTGCCAAAGGGGGTAGGGCAGCAGTCTTATCTCCTGGATCTGCTTCATCTCTACGGCGTTCTCCTCGTTTTAAG GTCAAAAGATGA